The Pleuronectes platessa chromosome 13, fPlePla1.1, whole genome shotgun sequence genome includes a window with the following:
- the LOC128454583 gene encoding transcription initiation factor IIB, with product MYPLMIFCLCSSSSGDALAFTKVQCPNHPEAILVEDYRAGDMICPECGLVVGDRVIDVGSEWRTFSNEKALKDPSRVGDAQNPLLNGGDLTTMIGKGTGAASFDEFGNSKYKNLRNMSSSNRAMFNGFKEISNMADRINLPRNIINKSNNLFKQLYSQKSLRGRANDAIASACLYIACRQEGVPRTFKEICAVSRISKKEIGRCFKLILKALETSVDLITTGDFMSRFCSNLGLPKHVQMAATYIARKAVELDLVPGRSPISVAAAAIYMASQASAEKKTQKEIGDITGVSNFTMKQSYRLIYPRAAELFPSVFKFDTPVDKLLRL from the exons ATGTACCCTCTTATG attttttgtttgtgttcctcCTCCAGCGGAGATGCTCTGGCCTTTACCAAAGTTCAGTGTCCCAACCACCCAGAGGCCATCCTGGTGGAGGACTACAGAGCAGGGGACATGATATGTCCTGAATGCGGCCTTGTAGTAG GTGACCGTGTGATTGATGTGGGTTCAGAGTGGCGGACGTTTTCTAATGAGAAAGCCCTTAAAGACCCCTCCAGAGTGGGAGACGCCCAGAACCCACTGCTCAATGGAGGAGACCTCACCACCATGATCGGCAAG GGAACTGGTGCAGCTAGTTTTGATGAGTTTGGAAACTCAAAGTATAAGAACCTGCGAAATATGAGCAGCTCCAACCGGGCCATGTTCAATGGCTTTAAAGAGATCAGCAACATGGCAGATCGCATCAACCTTCCAAGAAACATCATA AACAAATCCAACAACTTATTCAAGCAGTTGTATTCTCAGAAGAGTCTGAGGGGACGAGCCAACGATGCCATTGCTTCAGCTTGTCTCTACATCGCCTGCAGACAAGAAGGTGTACCGAGAACTTTTAAAG AGATCTGCGCCGTCTCTAGAATCTCCAAGAAGGAGATTGGTCGATGCTTCAAGCTGATCCTGAAGGCGCTGGAGACCAGCGTGGACCTTATCACCACGGGAGACTTCATGTCCCGCTTCTGCTCAAACCTCGGGCTGCCCAAGCACGTGCAGATGGCGGCCACCTATATCGCCAGGAAGGCCGTGGAGCTGGACCTGGTGCCCGGCAGGAGCCCGATCTCTGTGGCCGCGGCAGCTATTTACATGGCCTCCCAGGCCTCCGCAGAGAAGAAGACCCAGAAAG AAATCGGAGATATCACCGGGGTCTCAAACttcacaatgaaacagtcaTACCGACTCATCTACCCGCGAGCTGCGGAACTTTTCCCTTCAGTCTTCAAATTTGACACGCCCGTGGACAAGCTGCTCCGGCTGTGA
- the cmpk gene encoding UMP-CMP kinase yields the protein MIGRLFGAVSQRLPSLFSPVSLVMKPKVVFVLGGPGAGKGTQCSNIVENYSYTHLSAGDLLRAERAREGSEFGQLIANFIKDGKIVPVEITINLLRKAMEETMQKDAKKFRFLIDGFPRNEDNLQGWNTVMDGKADVKFVLFFDCGNEVCINRCLERGKNSGRTDDNRESLEKRIQTYLQSTRPIIELYEKQGKVHKVDASRSVDEVFADVKAILDKED from the exons ATGATCGGCCGTCTGTTCGGTGCTGTGTCTCAGAGGCTGCCGAGCTTGTTCTCCCCGGTGTCGCTTGTGATGAAGCCGAAGGTTGTGTTCGTGCTGGGCGGGCCTGGCGCCGGCAAAGGGACCCAGTGCTCCAACATCGTGGAG AACTACAGCTACACTCATTTGTCGGCTGGGGACCTGCTGAGAGCAGAGCGAGCCAGAGAGGGGTCAGAGTTTGGACAGCTCATTGCCAACTTCATCAAGGACGGTAAAATCGTCCCTGTGGAGATCACCATCAATTTACTCAGGAAG GCGATGGAAGAGACTATGCAGAAAGATGCGAAAAAGTTCAGATTCCTCATCGATGGTTTCCCCCGCAATGAGGACAACCTCCAGGGGTGGAACACTGTCATGGATGGCAAAGCAGACGTCAAATTTGTGCTTTTCTTCGACTGCGGTAACGAG GTCTGCATTAACAGATGTCTAGAAAGAGGGAAGAACAGTGGACGCACAGATGACAACAGAGAAAGTCTGGAGAAAAG AATCCAAACCTACCTACAGTCCACACGACCAATCATTGAACTGTATGAGAAGCAAGGCAAGGTGCACAAAGTAGATGCCTCTCGTTCTGTGGATGAG GTGTTCGCTGATGTGAAAGCCATCCTAGACAAAGAGGATTGA
- the fam78ba gene encoding protein FAM78B translates to MCILARYHLLPSLVLLILLVACTMGCIQSIACKPRIRRENIVVYEVSASIDQCPTIIEENSPIVLRYKTPYFRASAGVVMPPVPRNETWVVGWIQACTQMEFYNTYGDIGMSSWELPELREGRVKAISDSDGVSYPWYGNTTETVTLTGPTSKPSRLTVGMNDNFYPSVTWAVPISNSNTPMLTHITRDQSFITWLVAMNSVTKERIVLQTVRWRMRVDIAVDPDMPLGSRASLMGRSFQEQPHILNYQEPIPPNALGRPNANDAQVLMWRPRRGAPLVVIPPK, encoded by the exons ATGTGCATACTGGCCAGGTACCATTTGCTCCCCTCTCTGGTTTTGCTCATCCTGCTTGTCGCCTGCACCATGGGCTGTATTCAGAGCATTGCATGCAAGCCCCGCATCAGGCGGGAGAACATTGTGGTGTATGAGGTGTCAGCCTCCATAGACCAGTGTCCCACCATCATTGAGGAGAACTCCCCCATTGTGCTCCGTTACAAGACGCCTTACTTCAGGGCCTCAGCGGGAGTTGTGATGCCACCCGTGCCCCGCAATGAAACCTGGGTGGTGGGCTGGATCCAAGCCTGCACCCAGATGGAGTTCTACAACACCTATGGCGATATTGGGAT GTCCAGCTGGGAGTTACCTGAGCTGCGAGAGGGTCGAGTCAAGGCCATCAGCGACTCAGATGGCGTCAGCTACCCCTGGTACGGCAACACCACCGAGACGGTCACCCTCACCGGCCCCACGTCCAAACCGTCCCGTCTGACCGTAGGCATGAACGACAACTTCTACCCGAGTGTGACCTGGGCAGTCCCCATCAGCAACAGCAACACGCCCATGCTGACCCACATCACGAGGGACCAGAGTTTCATCACCTGGCTGGTAGCCATGAACTCCGTCACCAAG gagcgTATTGTGCTGCAGACGGTGCGGTGGCGGATGCGAGTGGACATAGCTGTAGATCCAGACATGCCTCTGGGCTCCCGGGCCTCACTGATGGGTCGTTCCTTCCAGGAGCAGCCACACATCCTCAACTACCAGGAGCCCATCCCTCCCAACGCACTGGGGAGGCCCAACGCCAACGACGCCCAAGTGCTAATGTGGAGGCCACGGAGAGGGGCTCCACTTGTAGTAATACCGCCAAAATAA
- the imp3 gene encoding U3 small nucleolar ribonucleoprotein protein IMP3, which translates to MVRKLKYHEQKLLKKVDFINWEVDNNLHEVKVLRKYHIEKREDYTKYNKLSRNIRDLAQKIRDLDEKDGFRAQSTHRLLEKIYSIGLIPTKQNLSLTEKVTASSFCRRRLPSIMLNLRMAQNLKNAITFIEQGHVRVGPDIVTDPAFLVTRNMEDFVTWVDSSKIKQHVMNYNDERDDFDLVA; encoded by the exons ATGGTTCGTAAGTTAAAGTATCATGAACAGAAACTGCTGAAGAAAGTTGACTTCATCAACTGGGAGGTGGACAACAACCTGCACGAGGTCAAAGTGCTGCGGAAGTACCACATCGAGAAGAGGGAGGACTATaccaa GTACAACAAGCTGAGTCGTAACATAAGGGATCTGGCGCAGAAGATCCGAGACCTGGACGAGAAGGACGGCTTCAGGGCTCAGAGCACTCATCGACTGCTGGAGAAAAT TTACAGTATCGGCCTCATCCCCACCAAACAGAACCTCTCCCTCACAGAGAAGGTTACCGCTTCCTCATTCTGCAG gaggaggctgcCCAGCATCATGTTGAACCTTCGCATGGCTCAGAATCTGAAGAACGCCATCACCTTCATCGAACAAGGAC ATGTGCGTGTTGGCCCAGACATCGTCACAGACCCTGCATTTCTGGTCACAAG AAATATGGAAGATTTCGTCACTTGGGTCGACTCGTCCAAGATCAAGCAGCACGTCATGAACTATAACGATGAG AGAGATGACTTTGACCTGGTGGCATAA
- the slc35a3b gene encoding solute carrier family 35 member A3b: protein MVLSSPHSLRLKYASLGVLVLQTTSLVLTMRHSRTLKEDGPRYLASSAVVLAEVLKVLTCTLLVFKDCSFNVQSMNQLLKEEIVNKPMETMKLAIPAGIYTLQNNLLYVALSNLDGATYQVTYQLKILTTALFSVSMLGKSLRLHQWLSLLLLTAGIALVQLPTESGGDPEQTIPTAGSQFVGLIAVLMACVSSGFAGVYFEKILKETKQSVWLRNIQLGLFSFLFGSIGMMMYDGQSVMQSGIFQGYNSITWTVVVLQAMGGLVVAVVIKYADNILKGFATSLSIILSALISYFVLADFNPTGLFFIGTMLVMAATILYSYQCKPSSVIMIKIETGAT from the exons ATGGTCCTTTCCTCGCCACACTCCTTGAGGCTGAAGTATGCGTCTCTGGGGGTCCTGGTGTTGCAGACCACGTCGCTGGTGCTCACCATGCGCCACTCCCGCACCCTGAAGGAAGATGGCCCCCGCTACCTGGCCTCCTCCGCTGTGGTGTTGGCCGAGGTGCTCAAGGTCCTCACCTGCACCCTGTTGGTCTTCAAGGATTGCA GTTTCAATGTGCAGTCTATGAACCAGCTGCTGAAGGAGGAGATTGTGAACAAGCCCATGGAGACCATGAAGTTGGCCATTCCTGCAGGAATCTACACGCTGCAGAACAATCTGCTCTATGTGGCCTTATCCAACCTTGACGGAGCCACCTATcag GTGACGTACCAGTTGAAGATCCTCACCACGGCACTATTCTCTGTCTCCATGCTGGGGAAGAGTTTGCGCCTCCACCAGTGGCTCTCGCTGCTCCTACTCACGGCTGGCATTGCTCTAGTGCAG TTGCCCACAGAGTCTGGAGGTGACCCGGAGCAGACGATCCCGACGGCAGGATCCCAGTTTGTGGGACTGATTGCCGTGCTGATGGCCTGTGTGTCCAGTGGCTTTGCTGgagtttactttgaaaaaatcCTCAAGGAGACCAAACAGAGCGTGTGGCTCCGTAACATACAGCTGG GTTTGTTCAGCTTTTTGTTTGGCTCTATAGGCATGATGATGTACGACGGCCAGAGTGTGATGCAGTCAGGAATATTTCAGGGCTACAACTCTATAACCTGGACCGTAGTTGTCTTACAG gCTATGGGCGGGCTGGTCGTAGCTGTGGTCATTAAATATGCAGACAACATCCTCAAAGGATTCGCCACATCTCTGTCCATCATCCTGTCCGCTCTCATTTCATATTTCGTGTTGGCGGACTTCAATCCCACTGG ACTATTTTTCATTGGGACCATGCTGGTTATGGCCGCCACCATTCTTTACAGCTACCAGTGCAAACCTTCCAGTGTTATCATGATCAAGATAGAGACCGGTGCCACCTGA